In the Victivallis sp. Marseille-Q1083 genome, one interval contains:
- a CDS encoding IclR family transcriptional regulator, which produces MVKDGEKSLLKLLQLLEAVGSAPEGIGSRELAAELGMPPSSLFRMLKFLTATGYAAKNGRLYTLGIGVQRLGWRAEVQNPLRTLALPALQRLARETLETVHLAKLDGGRMIYVAKVEGERALRMRSLVGRSSPLHCTGIGKAVLAFLPEDDRQRRLNSLELNAYTPATLTSGAALRQELAEIRCRGYAVDDEEHEEGVYCVAAPVLNRNGGVVAAVSVAGAALYLRGRTVELAGLVGAAARDIGKAIDGTAD; this is translated from the coding sequence ATGGTCAAGGACGGCGAAAAAAGTTTGCTGAAACTGCTGCAACTGCTCGAAGCAGTCGGCAGCGCGCCGGAAGGTATCGGCAGCCGGGAGCTGGCGGCGGAATTGGGAATGCCGCCGAGTTCGTTGTTCCGGATGTTGAAATTCCTGACGGCAACCGGATATGCGGCGAAGAACGGCCGGCTTTATACGCTGGGAATCGGCGTGCAGCGGCTCGGCTGGCGGGCGGAAGTTCAGAATCCGCTGCGGACGTTGGCGCTGCCGGCGCTGCAGCGCCTGGCGCGCGAGACCCTGGAGACGGTCCATCTGGCCAAGCTGGATGGCGGCCGGATGATCTATGTGGCGAAAGTGGAAGGCGAACGTGCGTTGCGGATGCGCTCGCTGGTCGGCCGGAGTTCGCCGCTGCACTGTACCGGGATCGGCAAGGCGGTGCTGGCGTTCCTGCCGGAGGATGACCGGCAGCGCCGGTTGAATTCACTGGAATTGAACGCTTATACGCCGGCCACGTTGACTTCCGGAGCGGCATTGCGGCAGGAGCTGGCTGAAATCCGCTGCCGCGGTTATGCCGTGGATGACGAAGAGCATGAAGAGGGCGTCTATTGTGTGGCGGCCCCGGTCCTGAATCGGAACGGCGGCGTAGTCGCCGCGGTCAGCGTCGCCGGCGCGGCACTGTATCTGCGCGGACGGACGGTGGAGTTGGCCGGTCTGGTGGGGGCGGCGGCCCGCGATATCGGAAAAGCGATTGACGGGACCGCCGATTGA
- a CDS encoding sugar kinase: MLQGCFAGFGETMLRLNVPAGKRLGEAVPGYLETGFGGAEANVCTSLALLGNPVRYLTALPAHPLTDALERQMRGYGVETQWLRRPAGRFGIYYVEPGCGCRPSQVWYDRAYSAIALAGPEEYDFAALLDNVGCLHLTGITPGLSENACRSTLALAGEARRRHIIVSCDVNYRSKLWRWRDGSAPQELARHYLTELAGLAEILIVNVTQARELFELHRPSEADNCFDLEAARSTARQLMERFPQLQLLALPMRETLSAEHNNLGVMLLDGTTGEEALAPTAGTGSFQPYQLRQMADRIGGGDAFAAGLLHARFGRPNRSLSEVAGFAIAAGCLKHSFTGDVNRATEAEIEQLMNGGNSRVCR; the protein is encoded by the coding sequence ATGTTACAAGGTTGCTTTGCCGGTTTCGGAGAAACCATGCTGCGCTTGAACGTCCCGGCCGGCAAACGGCTGGGAGAGGCTGTTCCGGGTTATCTGGAGACCGGTTTCGGCGGCGCGGAAGCCAATGTCTGCACGTCGCTCGCCCTGCTGGGCAATCCGGTGCGTTATCTGACCGCCTTGCCGGCGCACCCCCTCACCGATGCGCTGGAACGACAGATGCGCGGCTATGGAGTGGAAACGCAATGGCTGCGGCGGCCGGCCGGCCGTTTCGGCATCTATTATGTCGAGCCCGGCTGCGGCTGCCGCCCCTCGCAGGTCTGGTATGACCGCGCGTATTCCGCCATCGCTCTGGCCGGGCCGGAGGAATATGATTTTGCCGCGCTGCTCGACAACGTCGGCTGCCTGCACCTGACCGGCATTACGCCGGGACTGTCGGAAAATGCCTGCCGTTCGACGCTGGCGCTGGCCGGGGAAGCGCGGCGGCGCCATATCATCGTCAGTTGCGATGTCAATTACCGGTCGAAATTATGGCGCTGGCGCGACGGCAGCGCCCCACAGGAACTGGCGCGCCACTATCTGACCGAACTGGCCGGGCTGGCGGAGATATTGATCGTCAACGTCACCCAGGCCAGGGAACTGTTCGAGCTCCATCGACCATCGGAAGCCGACAACTGTTTCGACCTGGAAGCCGCCCGGTCGACGGCCCGGCAATTGATGGAACGTTTCCCGCAGCTGCAACTGCTGGCGCTGCCGATGCGGGAAACCCTCTCGGCCGAACACAACAACCTCGGCGTCATGCTCCTCGACGGCACGACCGGCGAGGAAGCCCTGGCGCCGACCGCCGGAACCGGCTCATTCCAGCCTTACCAGCTTCGCCAGATGGCCGACCGGATCGGCGGCGGCGACGCTTTCGCGGCGGGACTCCTTCACGCCCGTTTCGGCCGCCCCAACCGGAGCTTGTCCGAAGTCGCCGGCTTCGCTATCGCCGCCGGCTGCCTCAAGCACAGCTTCACCGGCGATGTCAACCGGGCCACCGAAGCCGAAATCGAACAATTGATGAACGGCGGCAATTCCCGGGTCTGCCGCTGA
- a CDS encoding 2-dehydro-3-deoxy-6-phosphogalactonate aldolase, whose translation MIAGELAECLAEKPLIGILRHISPSEIIAVCRLLEARGFRLLEIPLNSPAALHSLSLAAGEPRRRYRVGAGTVLSAAQVKAAAAAGAEFILAPDCNPEVIRAARAAQLVTLPGFMTPTEAFTAIRAGADFLKCFPAARLGAAYLRDLNAVLDKPVIAVGGIGADNLTEWLEAAAGVGLGNSLYRRGITLDELACRAEIFRQKI comes from the coding sequence ATGATTGCAGGAGAACTTGCCGAATGTCTGGCGGAAAAGCCGTTGATCGGCATTCTGCGCCACATTTCCCCCAGTGAAATCATCGCGGTCTGCCGCCTGCTGGAAGCCCGCGGGTTCCGGTTGCTGGAAATTCCGCTGAACTCACCGGCAGCGCTCCACTCGCTTTCGCTGGCGGCCGGAGAGCCGCGGCGCCGCTACCGGGTCGGCGCCGGCACGGTCCTCTCCGCTGCACAAGTCAAAGCGGCGGCCGCCGCCGGCGCCGAATTCATTCTCGCCCCCGACTGCAATCCCGAAGTCATCCGGGCCGCCCGGGCGGCGCAACTGGTGACGCTGCCGGGTTTCATGACCCCGACCGAGGCATTCACCGCCATCCGGGCCGGAGCGGATTTCCTGAAATGCTTTCCGGCCGCCCGGCTGGGCGCCGCCTACCTGCGCGATCTGAACGCGGTGCTCGACAAGCCGGTCATCGCCGTCGGCGGAATCGGCGCCGACAATCTGACGGAATGGCTGGAAGCCGCCGCCGGCGTCGGCCTGGGCAATTCGCTGTACCGGCGCGGCATTACCCTCGACGAACTCGCTTGCCGGGCCGAAATCTTCCGGCAAAAAATTTAA
- a CDS encoding acetylxylan esterase, whose translation MLRKLGVAAALLAGCWLLGAAEYTLSVERVGKNEPCRTGERVEFVARARVDGQPVSEGVVTFKLTNDGRDLLGCRTAPLADGEARVDFTALAPGFLWCNAEWKPDEGETKTALAAAAFSPDEIRPGQPEPADFDAFWAAGKAQAAAVELDPELSPAPELSTDTLEVYRISFANIEDTRLYGFLSIPKGQDGPFPAVLVIPGASPAANQPGGHLIEGVITLFLNVHSYEPAPIGQSSDAVQKTAYGTDAYQYINAGDKEHNFFRRAWLGMDRAVDFLLQHPQFDGRNLGVCGWSQGGGSTLALAGLNHHFTYAVANQPALCDHGAYRQGRTPGWPFFADQFNADLAVMEAVGYIDAASFAKRIQCPTVVLVGWVDGACHPGSVMAAYNNIPGEKRLVHEPEASHHWAEAYNQAIQDMLESFRHNR comes from the coding sequence ATGCTGAGAAAACTGGGGGTGGCGGCGGCGTTGCTGGCCGGTTGCTGGCTGTTGGGTGCGGCGGAATATACGTTGTCGGTCGAGCGGGTGGGGAAGAATGAGCCCTGCCGGACCGGCGAACGGGTGGAATTCGTCGCCCGCGCCCGGGTGGACGGCCAGCCGGTGTCGGAAGGCGTCGTAACTTTTAAATTGACCAATGACGGCCGGGATTTGCTCGGCTGCCGCACGGCGCCGCTGGCGGATGGCGAAGCGCGTGTCGATTTTACGGCTTTGGCGCCGGGCTTTCTCTGGTGCAATGCCGAGTGGAAGCCGGACGAGGGCGAAACCAAAACTGCGCTGGCCGCGGCCGCCTTTTCGCCGGACGAGATCCGGCCGGGCCAGCCGGAACCGGCCGATTTCGATGCCTTCTGGGCGGCCGGGAAGGCGCAGGCGGCTGCCGTCGAGCTCGATCCCGAATTATCTCCGGCGCCGGAATTGTCGACCGATACGCTGGAGGTGTACCGGATCAGTTTCGCCAACATTGAAGATACCCGGCTTTACGGTTTTTTGAGCATTCCGAAAGGGCAAGACGGTCCATTTCCGGCCGTATTGGTCATTCCGGGGGCCAGTCCGGCGGCCAATCAGCCGGGCGGGCATCTGATCGAAGGGGTGATCACGCTCTTCCTGAACGTCCACTCCTATGAACCGGCGCCGATTGGCCAGTCGTCGGATGCGGTGCAGAAAACCGCCTACGGCACCGATGCCTATCAATACATCAATGCCGGGGACAAGGAACATAATTTCTTCCGCCGCGCCTGGCTCGGGATGGATCGGGCCGTTGACTTCCTGCTGCAGCATCCGCAGTTCGACGGCAGGAATCTCGGGGTGTGCGGCTGGAGCCAGGGCGGCGGTTCGACGCTGGCGCTGGCCGGTTTGAACCATCATTTCACTTATGCGGTCGCCAATCAGCCGGCGCTGTGCGATCACGGCGCCTACCGGCAGGGCCGGACGCCGGGCTGGCCATTTTTCGCCGATCAGTTCAATGCCGACCTGGCGGTTATGGAGGCGGTCGGCTATATCGACGCCGCCAGTTTTGCCAAACGCATCCAGTGTCCGACGGTCGTCCTGGTCGGCTGGGTGGATGGCGCCTGCCATCCCGGCAGCGTGATGGCTGCCTACAACAATATTCCCGGCGAAAAGCGGTTGGTGCACGAGCCGGAAGCCTCCCACCATTGGGCCGAGGCTTATAACCAGGCGATTCAGGACATGCTGGAATCGTTCCGGCACAACCGATAA
- a CDS encoding endonuclease/exonuclease/phosphatase family protein — MKLKFYSWLAAVLLSGSVSSAAAETPPAGGRIAVASFNIRCPVDPPPNDWASRLPRIRTLLQKYRWDLLGLQEATVGQLNDLKRISLLDPESGTGDYDSVGVGRDDGREAGEFSCILYRRDRFTLLEGGTFWLSETPDEPGTRSWDSACNRVCSWGKFWDREAGRVFFFFNTHLDHVSAEARQNGMKLILERIRRIAGDLPVILAGDFNTGPESAPFAAAAAQLNDAARLSRGGHSGPEVTFNEFIFDPADRKHNLQIDHVFVSDGVEVLTHRTVDDAEGRLFASDHFPVAVDLILPE; from the coding sequence ATGAAATTGAAATTTTACAGTTGGCTTGCGGCTGTTCTGTTGAGCGGGAGTGTAAGTTCGGCGGCGGCGGAAACGCCGCCGGCCGGCGGGAGGATTGCCGTCGCTTCATTCAATATCCGCTGCCCGGTGGATCCGCCGCCGAACGATTGGGCCAGCCGGTTGCCGCGCATCCGGACGTTGCTGCAAAAATACCGCTGGGATCTGCTGGGGCTGCAGGAGGCGACGGTCGGCCAGTTGAACGATCTGAAGCGAATTTCCCTGTTGGACCCGGAGAGCGGCACCGGCGATTACGACAGTGTCGGCGTCGGCCGCGACGACGGCAGGGAAGCCGGGGAATTTTCCTGTATCCTGTACCGCCGCGACCGGTTCACGCTGCTGGAGGGCGGTACGTTCTGGCTGTCCGAAACGCCGGATGAGCCAGGGACTCGCTCCTGGGATTCCGCCTGCAACCGGGTTTGCTCCTGGGGGAAGTTTTGGGACCGGGAGGCCGGCCGGGTATTTTTCTTTTTCAATACTCATCTGGATCATGTCAGTGCCGAAGCGCGGCAAAACGGCATGAAGCTCATTCTGGAGCGCATCCGGCGGATTGCCGGCGATTTGCCGGTGATCCTGGCCGGCGACTTCAATACCGGTCCGGAAAGCGCGCCGTTCGCGGCGGCGGCGGCGCAATTGAACGATGCGGCGCGACTTTCCCGCGGCGGCCACTCCGGCCCGGAGGTCACTTTCAATGAATTCATTTTCGACCCGGCCGACCGGAAACACAATTTACAGATCGATCATGTGTTTGTTTCGGATGGGGTGGAAGTGCTGACGCACCGGACGGTCGATGATGCGGAGGGGCGACTGTTTGCTTCGGATCATTTTCCAGTCGCCGTCGATTTGATTCTGCCCGAGTGA
- a CDS encoding ABC-type transport auxiliary lipoprotein family protein, with product MRQAAVVASVVLGMAAGGGCALWPEPYHEVSYYDWEQPKLPDRFDEEAVKVSVVNRSPAGQRMLYREADGKIVADEYNKWVQAPNLMLERYLTARLTAAELPAGTRLYLNLQQFEINLATGEVTLAVDYRIKDGKERNGVLSFTAPFAAENPAAFAAAFDGCAGRLAQTLIEVIKQPAALAEKEAK from the coding sequence ATGAGACAAGCTGCCGTGGTGGCGTCGGTGGTGTTGGGGATGGCGGCCGGCGGAGGGTGTGCTCTGTGGCCGGAACCTTATCACGAGGTGAGTTACTACGATTGGGAACAACCGAAATTGCCGGATCGTTTCGACGAGGAAGCGGTCAAAGTTTCCGTCGTCAACCGTTCGCCGGCCGGCCAGCGGATGCTGTACCGGGAGGCGGACGGCAAAATCGTCGCCGACGAATACAACAAATGGGTGCAGGCGCCGAATTTGATGCTGGAGCGGTATCTGACCGCCCGGCTGACCGCGGCGGAGTTGCCGGCCGGGACCCGGCTGTATCTGAATTTGCAGCAGTTTGAAATCAATCTGGCGACCGGAGAGGTGACGCTGGCGGTCGATTACCGGATCAAAGACGGGAAGGAACGCAATGGCGTCCTGTCGTTTACGGCGCCGTTTGCGGCGGAAAATCCGGCTGCTTTCGCCGCGGCGTTCGATGGTTGCGCCGGCCGGTTGGCGCAAACGCTGATCGAGGTGATCAAACAGCCGGCGGCGCTGGCCGAAAAGGAAGCGAAATGA
- a CDS encoding LysM peptidoglycan-binding domain-containing protein, with protein MKKNNWAAMVLGGVMLAGVCGCDSGADSRHPIFIQAVKLREAGKYQPAATEFKNFLASRPDSAEGHLQLATLYDESLNMPMQAIYHYQEYLRLAPQSSQAETVRHWQESAQRKYFDQLQAKFLPVSAATLQDQVAEFDQERETLAAENRELRSYIEQLKGQLKKQNDDLKKVQQAQRKLQQERDGIGQTLAAERNANQLESGNLYRQIESLEKQLAELRRWQESAAKALEEAARQELLRSDDGILRVSPEVSGAETGDLVAEASGGAAEPAPETVPGDAAAEKTVPPAGAAEERPASGGEDLQPVQLTRRRDGGETATLEDRPLPFGGESAGGAGVAVPLDDDKMVFALPPDEQNVKPVKTAVPVAGGLPEETAAVPPVEKTPPVKKAEPEVRIHEVQPGDTLSAIARRYYGAASRYKLILTANRNVLKSENSLQPGQKLIIPPLPAQE; from the coding sequence ATGAAAAAAAACAATTGGGCGGCGATGGTGCTGGGCGGGGTGATGTTGGCCGGCGTTTGCGGTTGCGATTCCGGCGCCGACTCCCGGCATCCGATCTTCATTCAGGCGGTCAAATTGCGGGAAGCCGGCAAGTACCAGCCGGCCGCCACCGAATTCAAAAATTTCCTGGCCAGCCGGCCGGATTCGGCGGAGGGGCATCTGCAGTTGGCGACTTTGTACGACGAATCGCTGAATATGCCGATGCAGGCGATCTACCACTATCAGGAGTATCTGCGTCTGGCGCCGCAATCCAGCCAGGCGGAGACGGTCAGGCATTGGCAGGAATCGGCGCAGCGGAAATATTTCGACCAGTTGCAGGCCAAATTTCTGCCGGTCAGCGCGGCGACGCTGCAGGACCAGGTGGCGGAGTTCGATCAGGAGCGCGAAACGCTGGCGGCCGAAAACCGGGAGCTGCGCAGCTATATCGAACAGTTGAAAGGGCAGTTGAAGAAACAGAACGACGATCTGAAAAAAGTGCAGCAGGCCCAGCGGAAGCTGCAGCAGGAGCGCGACGGCATCGGCCAGACCCTGGCGGCGGAACGCAACGCCAATCAACTGGAAAGCGGCAATCTGTACCGTCAGATCGAAAGCCTGGAAAAGCAGTTGGCCGAATTGCGGCGCTGGCAGGAGAGTGCCGCCAAAGCGTTGGAGGAGGCGGCCCGTCAGGAGCTGCTGCGTTCGGACGACGGCATCTTGCGTGTTTCGCCGGAGGTTTCCGGCGCGGAAACCGGGGATCTGGTGGCGGAAGCATCCGGCGGCGCGGCGGAGCCGGCGCCGGAAACGGTTCCTGGTGATGCGGCAGCGGAAAAAACGGTGCCGCCGGCCGGGGCGGCGGAGGAAAGACCGGCAAGCGGCGGCGAAGATTTGCAGCCGGTTCAATTGACCCGCCGCCGGGACGGCGGCGAGACGGCGACGCTGGAAGACCGGCCGCTGCCGTTCGGCGGCGAATCCGCCGGGGGGGCCGGTGTGGCAGTGCCGCTCGATGACGATAAGATGGTGTTTGCCCTGCCGCCGGACGAGCAGAACGTCAAGCCGGTCAAAACCGCGGTGCCGGTTGCCGGCGGGCTGCCGGAAGAGACGGCGGCGGTCCCGCCGGTTGAAAAGACGCCGCCGGTGAAAAAGGCGGAGCCGGAAGTCCGGATTCATGAAGTGCAGCCGGGGGATACGTTGAGCGCCATCGCCCGGCGATATTATGGCGCGGCCAGTCGGTACAAGCTGATTCTGACCGCCAATCGGAATGTTTTGAAATCGGAAAACAGCCTGCAGCCCGGCCAGAAATTAATCATTCCGCCGCTGCCGGCCCAGGAGTGA
- a CDS encoding 16S rRNA (uracil(1498)-N(3))-methyltransferase produces MHRFFCENIPAPGQMAELPERDAAHLFRTLRAAPGEEISLFDGRGGFAVGRVEAGRLGRGSRRESAVCPAVRIHLYCAVPRKQKMDQLLKQLAEIGVWEIVPLLCARSVAQPEEPPERWTALLVEGCKQSWNPFVPPVRPPQRLPAALAAATRAGDRCFFGAVDGDIQAAAVPAAGDLHYFVGPEGGFTREEEAALRDGGAVGIKLAPHILRVETAAAGGALLLQFLAMAK; encoded by the coding sequence ATGCATCGTTTTTTTTGTGAAAACATTCCGGCGCCCGGGCAGATGGCAGAATTGCCGGAGCGTGATGCGGCGCACCTCTTCCGGACGCTCCGGGCGGCGCCGGGCGAGGAGATTTCGTTGTTCGACGGCCGCGGCGGTTTTGCCGTCGGAAGGGTGGAAGCCGGCCGGCTGGGCCGGGGGAGCCGGCGCGAGTCGGCCGTTTGTCCGGCGGTGAGGATTCACCTTTACTGTGCGGTGCCGCGCAAGCAGAAGATGGACCAATTGCTCAAACAGCTCGCCGAAATCGGCGTCTGGGAGATCGTTCCGTTGCTGTGCGCCCGCTCGGTCGCCCAGCCGGAAGAGCCGCCGGAGCGCTGGACCGCCCTGCTGGTGGAAGGCTGCAAGCAATCGTGGAATCCCTTTGTGCCGCCGGTCCGGCCGCCGCAGCGGCTGCCGGCGGCGCTGGCCGCCGCGACCCGGGCCGGCGACCGTTGCTTTTTCGGGGCGGTCGACGGCGATATTCAGGCGGCGGCGGTGCCGGCGGCCGGCGATTTGCACTATTTTGTCGGTCCCGAGGGCGGGTTTACCCGGGAGGAGGAGGCGGCGCTGCGCGACGGCGGCGCGGTCGGTATCAAGTTGGCGCCGCATATCTTGCGGGTGGAAACCGCGGCAGCCGGCGGCGCACTGCTGCTGCAATTTCTGGCGATGGCGAAATGA
- the pyrR gene encoding bifunctional pyr operon transcriptional regulator/uracil phosphoribosyltransferase PyrR, protein MSVKRKICEPAEIRAAIDRMAAAVIKAFEPPAANSFALVGIYKQGVPLARRLGDAIEQQSGFRPELAMLDISMYRDDFGMHSALPLINETIIPFDMNASRIILVDDVLSSGRTIRAALDAVTDYGRPELIRLAVLVDRRQPEYPIRADFAGIEIDAPPDRKLLVEFAETDGADGIFEVEWR, encoded by the coding sequence ATGTCGGTAAAACGGAAAATCTGCGAACCGGCCGAAATCCGGGCGGCCATCGACCGTATGGCAGCGGCGGTCATCAAGGCTTTCGAGCCGCCGGCGGCCAACTCCTTCGCACTGGTCGGCATTTACAAGCAGGGCGTCCCGCTGGCCCGGCGGCTCGGCGACGCAATCGAACAACAAAGCGGCTTCCGGCCGGAACTGGCAATGCTGGATATTTCGATGTACCGCGACGATTTCGGCATGCACAGCGCTTTGCCGCTCATCAACGAGACGATCATTCCGTTCGACATGAATGCCAGCCGCATCATCCTGGTCGACGATGTGCTCTCCTCGGGCCGAACCATCCGGGCGGCGCTGGACGCGGTGACGGATTACGGACGCCCGGAGCTGATCCGGCTGGCCGTGCTGGTCGACCGCCGCCAGCCGGAATATCCGATCCGGGCGGATTTTGCCGGCATTGAAATCGATGCGCCGCCGGACCGCAAACTGCTGGTGGAGTTCGCCGAAACCGACGGAGCGGACGGCATTTTCGAAGTGGAATGGCGCTGA
- a CDS encoding aspartate carbamoyltransferase catalytic subunit, with translation MKWTRKDLLSLYDLSAEEITFLLDTAEEFKKVSERNVKKVPALRGKTVVNFFVEPSTRTRVSFELAEQRLSADIINIQASTSSLRKGESLLDTIKNIEALQVDLLVMRHSAPGAHAFIAKNVQCGVVNAGDGAHSHPTQALLDIFTIRQKRGAIAGLNVTIVGDILHSRVARSNMWGLLKLGANVTLAGPATLVPREFESIGVRVCHDLRDAFTGADVVNILRIQHERQNAGFFPSTGEYARFFGLNPETIKYLRPDTLIMHPGPINRDVEISSAIADGPQSVILEQVTNGLAVRMAVLFLVAGMCNK, from the coding sequence ATGAAATGGACGAGAAAAGACCTGCTCAGTCTGTATGACTTGAGCGCCGAGGAGATCACCTTCCTTCTCGACACGGCCGAAGAATTCAAGAAGGTGTCGGAGCGCAACGTCAAAAAGGTTCCGGCACTGCGCGGCAAGACCGTCGTCAACTTTTTTGTCGAGCCGAGCACCCGCACCCGCGTCTCCTTCGAGCTGGCCGAACAACGGCTCAGCGCCGACATCATCAATATTCAAGCCAGCACCAGCAGCCTGCGCAAAGGCGAATCGCTGCTCGACACCATCAAAAATATTGAGGCGCTGCAGGTCGATTTGCTGGTGATGCGCCACTCGGCGCCCGGCGCCCACGCCTTCATCGCCAAAAACGTGCAGTGCGGCGTCGTCAACGCCGGAGACGGCGCCCACAGCCATCCGACCCAGGCGCTGCTCGATATCTTCACCATCCGGCAAAAACGCGGCGCCATCGCCGGCCTGAACGTCACCATCGTCGGCGACATTCTCCACAGCCGGGTGGCGCGCAGCAACATGTGGGGCCTGCTGAAGCTCGGCGCCAATGTGACGCTGGCCGGCCCGGCCACGCTGGTGCCGCGCGAATTCGAAAGCATCGGCGTCCGGGTTTGCCATGACCTCAGAGACGCCTTTACCGGCGCCGACGTCGTCAACATCCTGCGCATTCAGCACGAACGCCAGAATGCCGGCTTCTTTCCGAGCACCGGCGAATACGCCCGGTTTTTCGGCTTGAACCCGGAAACGATCAAATACCTCCGGCCGGACACATTGATCATGCATCCCGGCCCGATCAACCGCGACGTCGAAATCTCCTCCGCCATCGCCGACGGCCCGCAGTCGGTCATTCTCGAACAGGTAACCAACGGTCTCGCCGTCCGCATGGCGGTGCTGTTTCTCGTAGCAGGAATGTGTAACAAATGA
- a CDS encoding dihydroorotase, protein MIDRTNYILRGGRVIDPFRQIDRVMDIGIMDGVIVEPDAVLDPTELDLTGLVVAPGFIDLHVHLRQPGNTAAETIATGTRAAAAGGFTAIVPMPNTNPAADNSGQIEYLRRHIATDAVVKVHPCGCMTKSFAGEEMAPIGALKAAGVAALSDDGRCIQNHDLMRHVVEYARSFQLPILDHCEDNYLKGDGVMHEGKWSVLLGMNGMPGAAEELMVSRDAILARMTDWKIHLQHISTAESVNILRTARRNGIRLTGEVTPHHIALTDECIKRFDTNYKMNPPLRSEEDRQALLAGLADGTITVIATDHAPHTATAKLVEFDDAPFGIIGLETALPITLTELYHTGILSLSELIAKFTVGPCEVLGFEHNSLAVGNPADVTIFDPDCEYEIDADTFQSKSRNTPFHGRKVKGRAKATIVCGRLVYNNLA, encoded by the coding sequence ATGATTGACAGAACCAATTATATTCTCCGTGGCGGCCGGGTCATCGATCCGTTCCGCCAGATCGACCGGGTGATGGACATCGGCATCATGGACGGCGTCATCGTCGAACCGGACGCGGTCCTCGACCCGACCGAACTGGATTTGACCGGTCTGGTCGTCGCGCCGGGCTTCATCGATTTGCACGTCCACCTGCGTCAGCCGGGCAACACGGCGGCGGAGACCATCGCCACCGGCACCCGGGCTGCCGCCGCCGGCGGCTTCACCGCCATCGTCCCGATGCCCAATACCAATCCGGCCGCCGACAACTCCGGCCAGATCGAATACCTCCGCCGGCACATCGCCACCGACGCCGTGGTCAAAGTGCACCCCTGCGGCTGCATGACCAAGAGCTTCGCCGGCGAGGAGATGGCGCCGATCGGCGCGTTGAAAGCCGCCGGCGTCGCCGCCTTGAGCGATGACGGCCGCTGCATCCAGAATCACGACCTGATGCGCCATGTCGTCGAATACGCCAGGTCGTTCCAGTTGCCGATTCTCGATCACTGCGAAGACAATTACCTCAAAGGCGACGGCGTCATGCACGAAGGCAAATGGTCGGTCCTGCTGGGCATGAACGGCATGCCCGGCGCGGCGGAAGAATTGATGGTCAGCCGCGATGCCATCCTGGCCCGGATGACCGATTGGAAAATTCATCTGCAGCACATCAGTACCGCCGAAAGCGTCAACATCCTGCGGACCGCCCGCCGCAACGGCATCCGCCTGACCGGCGAAGTGACGCCGCACCACATTGCGTTGACCGACGAATGCATCAAACGGTTCGACACCAATTACAAGATGAATCCGCCGCTGCGCTCGGAAGAGGACCGCCAGGCGCTGCTGGCCGGCCTGGCCGACGGGACGATCACCGTCATCGCCACCGACCACGCGCCGCACACCGCGACCGCCAAGCTGGTGGAATTCGACGATGCGCCGTTCGGCATCATCGGTTTGGAAACCGCGCTGCCGATCACGCTGACGGAGCTGTACCACACTGGCATCCTGTCGTTGTCCGAGCTGATCGCCAAATTCACCGTCGGCCCCTGCGAAGTGCTCGGCTTCGAACACAATTCGCTGGCGGTCGGCAACCCGGCCGACGTCACCATCTTCGATCCGGATTGCGAATATGAAATCGATGCGGACACCTTCCAGTCCAAATCGCGCAATACGCCGTTCCACGGCCGGAAGGTCAAAGGCAGGGCGAAAGCCACCATCGTCTGCGGCCGGCTGGTTTACAACAACCTGGCATGA